In one Neobacillus sp. WH10 genomic region, the following are encoded:
- the ytxJ gene encoding bacillithiol system redox-active protein YtxJ produces the protein MLEKIESIEQFDQIITNDSKFYLLKHSLTCPISHAAYKEYEKFSNKYQDVPTYYLAVQNSRPLSNEIAERFQIKHESPQAILFANGEALWSASHWKITNQSLVSASSKNQ, from the coding sequence ATGCTTGAAAAAATTGAATCAATTGAACAATTTGATCAAATAATTACAAATGATAGTAAATTTTATCTTTTAAAGCATAGTTTAACATGTCCCATTAGTCATGCTGCTTATAAGGAATACGAAAAATTTTCCAATAAATATCAGGATGTACCAACCTATTATTTAGCTGTTCAAAATTCACGACCGTTATCTAACGAGATCGCGGAAAGATTTCAGATTAAGCACGAGTCACCACAAGCTATTCTTTTTGCAAACGGAGAAGCATTATGGAGTGCTTCTCACTGGAAAATCACTAATCAATCTCTAGTTAGTGCAAGCAGTAAAAACCAATAA
- a CDS encoding acetoin utilization AcuB family protein, with the protein MIVEEIMKTDVATLFPTDTIADAMNVMEAKKIRHIPIVNDEGHLVGLLTVAKITEATPSIFHVNEHPEDLKKPIEAIMERNVITGHPLDFVEEVAGLFYEHKISCLPIINDRKLVGIVTETDLLRTMVELTGAHQPGSQIEIKVPNLAGKLSDITTVIKNRKANILSVLVYPDKTDEHCKILVIRVQTMNPTALIQDLKQAGHHVLWPNLPGISL; encoded by the coding sequence ATGATAGTAGAAGAAATTATGAAAACAGACGTTGCGACACTTTTTCCGACAGATACAATTGCAGATGCCATGAATGTAATGGAAGCAAAAAAAATCCGTCACATTCCAATCGTTAATGATGAAGGGCATTTAGTGGGCCTGTTAACTGTGGCAAAAATAACGGAAGCCACTCCTTCCATTTTTCATGTGAATGAACATCCTGAAGATTTAAAAAAGCCAATAGAGGCGATAATGGAGCGAAATGTCATCACTGGGCATCCGCTCGATTTTGTTGAAGAGGTGGCTGGCCTTTTCTATGAGCACAAGATCAGCTGTCTTCCAATCATTAATGATCGCAAACTGGTAGGAATAGTAACAGAAACAGATTTGTTGCGAACAATGGTTGAGTTAACGGGTGCACATCAGCCCGGTTCACAAATCGAAATAAAGGTTCCAAACCTTGCTGGTAAACTTAGCGACATTACTACTGTTATTAAAAATCGGAAAGCAAATATTCTAAGTGTACTTGTATATCCTGACAAAACGGATGAACACTGTAAAATTCTTGTCATTAGGGTGCAGACAATGAACCCGACTGCTCTTATTCAGGATTTAAAACAAGCTGGACATCATGTTTTATGGCCAAATTTGCCGGGGATATCCTTATGA
- the ccpA gene encoding catabolite control protein A, whose amino-acid sequence MNITIYDVAREANVSMATVSRVVNGNPNVKPVTRKKVLEVIERLGYRPNAVARGLASKKTTTVGVIIPDISNIFFAELARGIEDIATMYKYNIILSNSDQNKEKELHLLNTMLGKQVDGIVFMGGNITADHVEEFAKSPVPIVLAGSIEESNQIPSVNIDYERAVFDSVKEFINKGHKNIAFVVGPLHEPKNAQKKLKGYQRALQESGLPYNEEFVVEGDYTYDSGIEAFEKLLEAKERPTAILVGADEMALGVVHGAEDKGYRIPDDFEVITSDNTRLSLMVRPQLTTIIQPLYDIGAVAMRLLTKLMNKEQIEEHIVVLPHRIEQRRSTK is encoded by the coding sequence GTGAATATCACTATTTATGATGTAGCAAGGGAAGCAAATGTATCAATGGCGACCGTTTCACGTGTAGTAAATGGAAATCCAAATGTAAAACCAGTAACCCGCAAAAAAGTGTTAGAGGTTATTGAAAGATTAGGCTATCGTCCAAATGCAGTTGCAAGAGGATTAGCTAGTAAAAAAACAACAACTGTGGGTGTCATCATTCCGGATATCTCCAATATCTTTTTTGCTGAATTAGCGCGCGGTATTGAAGATATTGCAACAATGTATAAATACAATATCATTTTAAGTAATTCCGACCAAAACAAAGAAAAGGAATTACATTTACTTAATACCATGCTTGGTAAACAAGTAGATGGAATTGTTTTTATGGGAGGAAATATTACTGCTGATCATGTTGAGGAATTTGCAAAATCACCAGTGCCAATCGTTCTTGCAGGCTCTATTGAAGAGTCGAATCAGATTCCTTCTGTAAATATTGACTATGAAAGAGCCGTTTTTGATTCTGTAAAGGAATTCATTAACAAAGGCCATAAAAATATTGCCTTTGTCGTTGGTCCGCTTCATGAACCAAAGAATGCGCAGAAAAAACTTAAAGGGTATCAACGGGCGCTTCAGGAATCCGGGCTGCCGTATAATGAAGAGTTTGTTGTTGAAGGAGATTATACGTACGACTCTGGTATAGAGGCATTCGAAAAATTATTAGAAGCTAAAGAGAGGCCAACTGCTATTTTAGTGGGTGCTGATGAAATGGCTCTAGGGGTTGTTCATGGGGCAGAGGACAAAGGATATCGTATTCCAGACGACTTTGAGGTCATCACATCAGACAATACAAGGCTGTCACTTATGGTTCGTCCCCAGCTTACAACGATAATCCAGCCATTATATGATATTGGTGCAGTTGCGATGAGGCTCTTAACCAAATTAATGAATAAAGAACAAATTGAAGAGCATATAGTTGTTCTTCCACATCGGATTGAACAGCGTCGATCGACAAAATAA
- a CDS encoding acetoin utilization protein AcuC, with protein MSDHCSFIFSEELLNYKFSTHHPFNQFRLKLTIDLLNKLNALDPGQIIPPKMASEEELALIHDRSYIEAVKKAGQGQLQNEIAENYGLGTEDTPIFPNMHEASSLLVGGTLTAVDQVMTGKALHALHLGGGLHHGFRGKASGFCIYNDSSVAIKYLQEKYNARVLYVDTDAHHGDGVQWSFYDDPNVCTLSIHETGRYLFPGTGHINERGQGKGYGYSFNIPVDAFTEDDSWLHAYTQSIKEVAEFFKPDVILTQNGADSHYYDPLTHLSATMKIYREIPKLAHEIAHQYCNGKWIAVGGGGYDIWRVVPRAWALIWLEMTENSNCYGSLPEEWLNQWQKESPVILSKEWDDPVDLYTPIPRKAEITEKNLLTLEKALYPIRNHQKSESM; from the coding sequence ATGAGTGATCACTGCTCCTTTATATTTTCAGAAGAACTGCTGAATTATAAATTTAGCACTCATCACCCTTTTAATCAATTCCGGCTTAAACTAACAATAGACCTATTAAATAAATTGAATGCTCTAGATCCTGGACAAATAATCCCCCCCAAAATGGCATCTGAAGAAGAGTTAGCTCTTATCCATGATAGGAGTTACATTGAGGCAGTAAAAAAAGCAGGACAAGGACAACTTCAGAATGAAATAGCTGAAAACTATGGTTTGGGAACCGAAGATACCCCTATTTTCCCTAATATGCATGAAGCGAGTTCATTATTGGTTGGCGGTACATTAACGGCAGTTGATCAAGTAATGACAGGTAAGGCCCTCCATGCTCTCCATCTTGGCGGTGGATTGCATCACGGCTTTCGCGGAAAAGCATCTGGATTTTGCATATATAATGACAGCTCGGTAGCCATTAAATATTTACAGGAAAAGTACAATGCACGCGTGTTATATGTTGATACGGATGCCCATCACGGCGATGGTGTTCAATGGTCGTTCTATGATGACCCAAATGTATGTACCTTGTCGATTCATGAGACAGGAAGATATTTGTTTCCTGGGACAGGGCACATCAATGAGCGAGGTCAAGGAAAGGGCTACGGCTATTCTTTTAATATACCCGTCGATGCCTTTACTGAAGATGACTCATGGCTCCATGCTTACACACAATCCATTAAAGAAGTTGCTGAGTTTTTTAAACCAGATGTAATCCTAACCCAAAATGGTGCCGACTCACATTATTATGATCCCTTAACACACTTATCAGCAACAATGAAAATCTATCGAGAGATACCTAAGCTTGCCCATGAAATTGCCCATCAATATTGTAACGGGAAGTGGATTGCAGTAGGTGGCGGCGGTTATGATATATGGCGAGTGGTTCCAAGGGCATGGGCACTTATTTGGCTGGAAATGACAGAAAACTCAAATTGTTATGGCAGTTTACCGGAGGAATGGCTCAATCAGTGGCAAAAGGAATCACCTGTCATTTTGTCAAAAGAATGGGATGACCCTGTTGATTTATATACTCCAATCCCACGTAAAGCTGAGATAACCGAAAAGAATTTACTTACGCTTGAAAAAGCACTTTACCCAATTCGTAATCATCAAAAGAGTGAATCGATGTAA
- the acsA gene encoding acetate--CoA ligase has product MKVEALPVVQGEHNLSNYEETYKHFDWKETEKEFSWSETGLVNMAYESIDRHVKTHRKNKIALYYRDGSRNEKYTFKEMKDLSNKAGNVLKSYGDVEKGDRVFIFMPRSPELYFTVLGAIKLGAIVGPLFEAFMEGAVRDRLQDSEAKVLVTTPELLDRVPVQDLPTLKHIFLVGKNVVEQDQYIDFLGKFESASKDLKIEWVDRTDGLILHYTSGSTGKPKGVLHVHNAMIQHYQTAKWVLDLKEDDVYWCTADPGWVTGTSYGIFGPWLTGTSNVIIGGRFSPESWYQMIEDFGVTVWYSAPTAFRMLMGAGDELVKKFDLSSLRHVLSVGEPLNPEVVKWGAKVFNKRIHDNWWMTETGAQLISNYPCMTIKPGSMGKPIPGVEAAIVDNQGNELPPYRMGNLAIKKGWPSMMHTIWNNPEKYESYFMPGDWYVSGDSAYMDEDGYFWFQGRVDDVIMTSGERVGPFEVESKLVEHPAVAEAGVIGKPDPVRGEIIKAFVALRDGYDATEELKEEIRQFVKKGLAAHAAPREIDFRDKLPKTRSGKIMRRVLKAWELNLPTGDLSTMED; this is encoded by the coding sequence ATGAAAGTGGAAGCGCTGCCAGTTGTACAAGGCGAGCATAATCTAAGCAATTATGAAGAGACGTACAAGCATTTTGACTGGAAGGAAACAGAAAAAGAATTCTCTTGGAGTGAAACAGGACTTGTTAATATGGCATACGAGTCCATTGACCGTCACGTGAAGACCCATCGAAAAAATAAGATCGCCCTATACTATCGTGATGGTTCAAGAAATGAGAAATACACTTTTAAGGAAATGAAGGACCTATCAAATAAGGCAGGGAATGTATTAAAGAGTTACGGGGATGTTGAAAAAGGTGACCGAGTATTTATTTTCATGCCCAGGTCTCCAGAGCTTTATTTTACTGTTTTAGGTGCTATTAAGCTTGGTGCGATAGTCGGGCCATTATTTGAGGCATTCATGGAAGGTGCTGTACGAGACCGTTTGCAGGACAGTGAAGCGAAAGTTTTAGTAACTACTCCTGAATTATTGGATCGAGTACCCGTTCAAGATTTACCTACTTTAAAGCATATTTTTCTTGTGGGAAAGAATGTCGTGGAGCAAGATCAGTATATTGACTTTTTAGGAAAATTTGAATCAGCCAGTAAAGACCTCAAAATTGAATGGGTAGATCGGACAGATGGTCTAATTCTGCATTATACATCCGGCTCTACAGGTAAACCTAAAGGGGTACTACATGTACATAATGCCATGATACAGCATTATCAAACAGCCAAATGGGTACTTGATTTAAAAGAAGATGATGTATATTGGTGTACAGCCGATCCAGGCTGGGTTACAGGTACATCCTACGGGATTTTTGGACCGTGGTTAACGGGAACGTCGAATGTTATTATTGGCGGCCGTTTTAGCCCTGAATCATGGTATCAAATGATTGAAGATTTTGGTGTGACGGTTTGGTATAGTGCTCCTACCGCCTTCCGGATGCTAATGGGTGCAGGTGATGAGCTTGTAAAGAAATTCGACCTAAGCAGCCTCCGCCATGTATTAAGTGTTGGGGAGCCGTTAAACCCAGAGGTCGTTAAATGGGGAGCAAAGGTATTTAATAAGCGAATTCATGATAACTGGTGGATGACAGAAACTGGTGCACAGCTTATTAGTAACTACCCATGTATGACCATCAAGCCTGGTTCAATGGGTAAGCCTATTCCAGGTGTAGAAGCAGCTATTGTTGACAATCAAGGGAATGAACTGCCGCCATATCGAATGGGGAACCTTGCGATTAAAAAAGGATGGCCTTCAATGATGCACACGATTTGGAACAATCCTGAGAAATATGAATCTTACTTTATGCCTGGTGACTGGTACGTATCTGGGGACTCTGCATACATGGATGAGGATGGCTATTTCTGGTTCCAAGGCAGGGTGGATGATGTCATTATGACATCAGGAGAGCGTGTTGGGCCGTTTGAAGTGGAAAGTAAGCTTGTCGAGCATCCGGCAGTAGCAGAAGCAGGTGTAATTGGAAAACCAGACCCTGTCCGCGGGGAAATTATTAAGGCATTCGTTGCACTTCGGGATGGCTATGATGCCACTGAGGAACTAAAAGAAGAAATCAGGCAGTTTGTGAAAAAAGGCCTTGCTGCCCACGCAGCACCAAGGGAAATTGATTTCCGCGATAAGCTGCCAAAAACAAGAAGCGGTAAAATAATGAGACGTGTGTTGAAGGCATGGGAACTAAATTTACCTACTGGAGATCTTTCAACCATGGAAGACTAA
- the tyrS gene encoding tyrosine--tRNA ligase: protein MDLLQDLAWRGIIYQQSDEEGLKELLSNQKISLYCGADPTADSLHIGHLVPFLTLRRFQQHGHRPLVLVGGATGLIGDPSGKSEERNLQTLEAVQKNVEGIKKQLAAIFDFDGDNGAIMVNNYDWAGSMDVVSFLRDIGKHIGVNYMLAKDTIASRLETGISFTEFTYTILQAMDFNHLYENHNCKLQIGGSDQWGNITTGLELIRKMQPEGSKAFGLTIPLVTKADGTKFGKTEGGAVWLDAKKTTPYEFYQFWINTADADVVKYLKFFTFLSHEEIEQLERSVEEEPHLRKAQKALAEEMTRLIHGEESLQQAIKISQALFSGDVKNLSAAEIKQGFKDVPSFNAEDLVGNLVDLLVAAKISPSKRQAREDITNGAVTVNGEKITDTNYSLNESDRIEDQYTIIRRGKKKYTLIKY from the coding sequence TTGGATTTATTACAGGATTTAGCATGGAGAGGGATTATTTACCAACAATCAGATGAGGAGGGTTTAAAAGAACTTTTAAGTAACCAGAAAATTTCTTTATACTGCGGGGCCGATCCGACGGCTGATAGCTTGCATATTGGTCACTTGGTACCCTTTTTAACACTTAGGAGATTTCAACAGCATGGTCATCGCCCGCTTGTTTTAGTTGGCGGGGCTACAGGACTGATTGGTGATCCAAGTGGGAAAAGTGAAGAACGGAATCTGCAAACATTGGAAGCAGTACAAAAGAACGTAGAAGGAATCAAAAAACAGCTTGCAGCGATTTTTGACTTTGACGGTGACAATGGTGCCATTATGGTGAATAACTATGATTGGGCTGGCTCAATGGATGTTGTTTCTTTTTTACGTGATATTGGCAAGCATATCGGGGTTAATTACATGCTGGCAAAAGATACAATTGCATCAAGGCTTGAAACAGGTATTTCTTTTACTGAATTCACTTACACCATTTTACAGGCAATGGATTTCAACCATTTGTATGAAAACCATAATTGTAAATTGCAAATTGGCGGTAGTGATCAGTGGGGCAACATTACCACTGGTTTGGAATTAATCCGGAAAATGCAGCCAGAGGGCTCAAAAGCATTTGGGTTGACTATTCCTCTTGTTACGAAGGCAGACGGAACCAAATTTGGAAAAACAGAAGGCGGCGCTGTTTGGCTTGATGCAAAGAAAACTACTCCATACGAGTTCTATCAGTTCTGGATTAACACAGCTGATGCCGATGTTGTCAAATATCTAAAGTTTTTCACTTTCCTTTCACATGAGGAAATTGAGCAATTAGAAAGGTCTGTTGAGGAAGAACCACATCTTCGTAAAGCCCAAAAGGCATTAGCGGAAGAGATGACACGTCTTATTCATGGTGAGGAATCACTACAGCAAGCGATTAAGATTTCCCAAGCCTTATTTAGCGGGGATGTGAAAAATCTTTCAGCTGCTGAAATCAAACAAGGCTTTAAAGACGTACCATCCTTTAATGCTGAGGATTTAGTGGGTAACCTTGTTGATTTACTGGTTGCGGCAAAGATTTCTCCTTCAAAACGTCAGGCACGGGAAGACATAACTAATGGTGCAGTGACTGTAAACGGTGAAAAAATAACGGATACGAACTATTCTCTAAATGAGAGTGATCGTATTGAAGACCAATACACCATCATTAGAAGGGGCAAAAAGAAATACACACTGATAAAATATTAA
- a CDS encoding bifunctional 3-deoxy-7-phosphoheptulonate synthase/chorismate mutase: MGKNELDQLRTRMDELNLELLRLINERAQLVQEIGRVKGNQGVYRYDPVRERKMLEVIKEHNDGPFENTTIDHLFKEIFKAGLDLQKDDHEKALLVSRKKKPENTIVTLKGENIGDGKQHFVFGPCAVESYEQVASVAKAMKEKGLKLLRGGAYKPRTSPYDFQGLGVEGLKILKRVADEYDMAVISEIVNPSDIEMAIDYIDVIQIGARNMQNFELLKAAGAVNKPVLLKRGISATIEEFINAAEYIMAQGNGQIILCERGIRTYERATRNTLDISAVPILKQETHLPVMVDVTHSTGRRDLLLPCAKAAIAIGADGVMAEVHPDPAVALSDSQQQMDLNQFDKFYNELLASNFVRI; encoded by the coding sequence ATGGGCAAAAATGAATTAGATCAATTGAGGACGCGAATGGATGAACTTAACTTGGAATTGTTGAGGCTAATTAACGAAAGAGCTCAGCTTGTCCAAGAGATTGGACGAGTTAAAGGTAATCAAGGGGTGTACCGATACGATCCAGTCCGAGAAAGAAAAATGCTTGAAGTAATTAAAGAGCATAACGATGGACCTTTTGAAAATACAACAATCGATCATCTTTTCAAGGAAATTTTTAAAGCAGGATTAGATTTGCAAAAAGATGATCATGAAAAAGCATTGCTTGTTTCTAGAAAGAAGAAGCCTGAAAATACAATTGTTACGTTAAAAGGTGAAAATATTGGCGATGGAAAACAGCATTTCGTGTTTGGCCCTTGTGCTGTAGAGTCATATGAGCAAGTAGCAAGTGTAGCAAAAGCTATGAAGGAAAAAGGCTTGAAGCTCCTTCGTGGCGGTGCATATAAACCAAGAACTTCTCCATATGATTTCCAAGGTTTAGGGGTAGAAGGGCTAAAAATTTTAAAACGTGTGGCAGATGAATATGATATGGCTGTCATCAGTGAGATCGTGAATCCATCTGATATTGAAATGGCCATCGACTATATTGACGTCATTCAAATTGGTGCCCGTAATATGCAGAACTTTGAATTGCTAAAAGCTGCAGGTGCGGTTAATAAGCCTGTCTTGTTAAAAAGAGGGATTTCGGCAACGATTGAGGAATTTATCAATGCCGCTGAGTATATTATGGCACAAGGAAATGGACAAATCATACTTTGTGAGCGCGGAATTAGAACATATGAACGAGCAACAAGAAATACGCTAGATATTTCAGCAGTTCCTATTTTAAAACAAGAAACACATTTGCCAGTAATGGTAGACGTTACACATTCTACAGGTAGAAGAGATTTACTGCTCCCTTGTGCGAAGGCTGCAATTGCCATCGGCGCTGATGGTGTTATGGCTGAAGTTCATCCAGATCCTGCAGTTGCCCTTTCTGATTCACAACAGCAAATGGATCTTAACCAATTTGACAAATTCTATAATGAATTGCTCGCGTCAAACTTTGTAAGAATATAA
- a CDS encoding GNAT family N-acetyltransferase: MEHNKTYNAKQLKTPHGNLIIEGPISSDKLAGYEFHEDLVAFRQPEQQHQALIGIAELPEGRIIIARHRQTIVGYVTYLYPDPLERWSEGKMDNLIELGAIEVIPQFRGCSVGKNLLIVSMMDDAMEDYITITTEYYWHWDLKGTKLNVWDYRKVMEKMMNAGGLEWYATDDPEICSHPANCLMARMGKRVDMASIQKFDRLRFMNRFMY, encoded by the coding sequence ATGGAACACAATAAAACATACAATGCAAAACAATTGAAGACTCCTCATGGGAACTTAATAATCGAAGGCCCTATTTCATCGGATAAACTAGCTGGCTATGAATTTCATGAAGACCTTGTTGCCTTCCGTCAGCCTGAACAGCAGCATCAGGCTTTAATAGGCATTGCTGAGCTGCCGGAAGGGAGAATTATTATTGCAAGACATCGGCAGACAATCGTTGGCTATGTTACCTATCTTTATCCCGACCCGCTTGAAAGATGGTCAGAAGGCAAAATGGACAATTTAATCGAATTAGGTGCTATTGAAGTGATACCTCAATTTAGAGGCTGTTCAGTTGGTAAAAACCTGCTGATTGTTTCGATGATGGATGATGCGATGGAGGATTATATTACAATCACGACAGAATATTATTGGCATTGGGATTTAAAAGGGACCAAATTAAATGTCTGGGATTATCGAAAGGTCATGGAAAAGATGATGAATGCCGGCGGTCTTGAGTGGTATGCCACAGATGACCCCGAAATTTGCTCACATCCTGCCAACTGTCTAATGGCCCGAATGGGGAAAAGGGTTGACATGGCATCCATTCAAAAGTTTGACCGATTAAGATTTATGAACAGGTTTATGTATTAA
- a CDS encoding transglycosylase domain-containing protein: MNEKIQVWVKKAKSILNMFTHKKTIKSARITSQVVWNLFLLVLTVAILGGSFATGVGAGYFASLVKDEPVRSYDSMKKDIYNYTETSDLYFANDVYLGRLRSDLIREEVKLDQVSKDLTNAVIATEDEYFYQHKGVVPKAVFRALFQEVTNSAVQSGGSTLTQQLIKNQILTNEVSFQRKANEILLALRLEKFFNKNEILEAYLNVSTFGRNSSGQNIAGVQAAAKGIFDKNASELSLPQAAFIAGLPQSPFGYTPFTREGTVKNNLEPGITRMKTVLKRMFDGGYINQQQYAEASAYDITKDFIAPVANPLEKYPWLTFEVEKRSIEVLTTVLAKKDGYTEKDLKNDDNLYYKYKTLADHDLHQNGYQIHTTIDKDIYDAMQVVKDNYKYYGPDKPQEKEDPETKEKYTVIEPVEVGAELIENKTGKIISFVAGRDYEKQQLNHATSAIRQNGSTMKPLLVYGPAIELGKVAPGTPLPDVELSLAYGRSTPWPRNYDLRYSGIVSARYAMAKSYNVPAVKLYKDIVDQRPAAYLEKMGFTSLKKPDYTNLSTAIGSMETGVTIEENTNAFSTFANGGKFIDAYMIDKIVDKNGKVIYQHEVTPVDVFKPQTAYLTLDMMRDVIKTGTAAGIKSKLNFSADWAGKTGTGNDFIDSWFVATNPAVTFGIWTGYDTPKSLKTPGMSYSQRTNNLWAELINAAYSIKPELINPKESFQMPEGIVKRSYCAVSGMLPSSACSKAGLVESDYFNVNDVPTKVDDSLKEGKFVTIGDKKYLALDSTPQEFAQFGLILNPDFITRMVGKNFKNTSQLIPKKDRWGKILVPDAKMVDNGKTPDGVSLSISGNTITWSSSPDNDVVGYRVYQGGSKVASINSGSGLSFMAGSGAYYVTAVDIAGKESAPSNIVEAGAIIP; encoded by the coding sequence ATGAATGAAAAAATACAAGTGTGGGTGAAAAAAGCAAAATCCATACTTAACATGTTTACCCATAAAAAGACGATTAAAAGTGCACGAATTACCTCTCAGGTCGTTTGGAACCTATTTCTCCTCGTGCTCACAGTCGCCATCCTTGGCGGATCATTTGCAACAGGTGTTGGTGCTGGTTATTTTGCCTCACTTGTGAAAGATGAACCCGTCCGTTCCTATGACAGTATGAAAAAGGATATTTATAATTACACGGAAACATCTGATTTATACTTTGCAAATGATGTTTATCTTGGAAGACTCAGATCCGACCTTATTCGAGAAGAAGTAAAGCTGGATCAAGTATCTAAGGATCTGACCAATGCTGTTATTGCAACCGAGGACGAATACTTCTATCAGCATAAAGGTGTTGTTCCTAAAGCTGTTTTCCGTGCCCTCTTTCAAGAAGTCACAAACTCCGCTGTCCAATCAGGCGGAAGTACGTTAACCCAGCAATTAATCAAAAATCAAATCTTAACAAATGAAGTTTCCTTTCAGCGGAAAGCCAATGAAATTTTACTAGCTCTTCGGTTAGAGAAATTTTTCAATAAAAATGAAATTCTTGAAGCTTATCTTAATGTTTCCACGTTTGGAAGAAATTCTTCCGGACAGAATATTGCAGGCGTTCAAGCAGCTGCAAAAGGAATCTTCGATAAAAATGCCAGTGAATTGTCATTGCCACAAGCAGCATTCATTGCAGGTCTGCCCCAAAGTCCATTTGGCTATACACCTTTTACAAGGGAAGGTACGGTGAAGAATAACCTTGAACCAGGAATCACACGTATGAAAACTGTATTAAAAAGAATGTTTGATGGTGGATACATAAACCAGCAGCAGTATGCGGAGGCCTCTGCCTACGACATTACAAAGGATTTTATTGCGCCTGTTGCGAATCCGCTTGAAAAATATCCTTGGCTTACATTTGAAGTCGAAAAACGTTCGATTGAGGTTCTTACCACTGTGCTGGCCAAAAAGGATGGATACACAGAAAAGGACTTAAAAAATGATGACAATCTTTATTATAAATATAAAACGTTAGCGGATCACGATTTGCATCAAAATGGGTATCAAATTCACACTACAATTGATAAAGATATTTACGATGCCATGCAAGTCGTAAAGGATAATTATAAATACTACGGTCCGGATAAACCTCAGGAAAAGGAGGATCCCGAAACAAAAGAGAAGTATACTGTAATTGAGCCCGTCGAAGTTGGTGCAGAACTGATTGAAAATAAGACAGGAAAAATTATCAGTTTTGTCGCTGGAAGAGATTACGAAAAACAACAGCTTAATCATGCAACAAGTGCAATTAGGCAAAATGGCTCCACGATGAAGCCACTTCTTGTCTACGGTCCGGCGATTGAGTTAGGAAAAGTAGCACCAGGAACGCCGCTTCCGGACGTAGAATTAAGTTTGGCTTACGGCAGAAGTACTCCTTGGCCGCGCAACTATGATTTAAGGTACAGCGGTATCGTTTCAGCCAGGTATGCCATGGCAAAATCCTATAACGTTCCTGCTGTTAAATTATACAAGGATATCGTTGATCAACGTCCGGCAGCCTACCTTGAAAAAATGGGATTTACCTCTCTTAAAAAACCGGACTACACGAACCTATCAACTGCCATCGGTTCCATGGAAACTGGTGTTACAATTGAAGAAAATACAAATGCCTTTAGTACCTTTGCAAATGGCGGCAAATTTATTGATGCCTATATGATTGATAAAATTGTCGATAAAAACGGCAAGGTCATTTATCAGCATGAAGTGACGCCTGTTGACGTCTTCAAGCCTCAAACAGCTTATTTAACGCTTGATATGATGCGCGATGTTATTAAAACGGGGACAGCCGCGGGTATTAAAAGCAAATTAAACTTTAGTGCTGATTGGGCCGGCAAAACCGGTACAGGGAATGACTTTATTGATTCCTGGTTCGTTGCAACAAATCCAGCCGTCACCTTTGGTATTTGGACTGGTTATGATACACCAAAATCATTAAAGACTCCCGGTATGTCCTATAGTCAGCGGACAAATAACCTTTGGGCTGAACTAATTAATGCTGCGTATAGCATAAAGCCGGAATTAATAAATCCAAAAGAATCATTTCAAATGCCGGAAGGAATTGTGAAACGTTCCTATTGCGCTGTTTCAGGCATGCTTCCATCTTCTGCCTGTTCTAAGGCCGGTTTAGTCGAAAGCGATTATTTTAATGTAAATGATGTGCCGACAAAAGTAGATGATAGTTTGAAGGAAGGGAAATTTGTCACCATTGGGGATAAAAAGTATTTAGCCTTGGATTCCACACCACAAGAGTTTGCCCAGTTTGGTTTGATATTAAACCCAGACTTTATTACCCGAATGGTGGGAAAGAATTTCAAAAATACAAGTCAGCTTATACCAAAGAAGGATCGTTGGGGGAAAATTCTTGTTCCTGACGCAAAAATGGTAGATAACGGTAAGACTCCTGATGGTGTAAGCCTATCAATTTCAGGTAATACTATAACTTGGTCATCTTCTCCAGATAATGATGTCGTAGGTTATCGAGTCTATCAAGGCGGATCTAAGGTTGCAAGCATAAACAGCGGCTCCGGTCTTTCCTTTATGGCTGGCAGCGGTGCCTATTATGTAACTGCAGTCGATATCGCCGGAAAGGAATCGGCTCCATCTAATATTGTTGAAGCAGGAGCTATAATTCCATAA